From Bradyrhizobium symbiodeficiens, the proteins below share one genomic window:
- a CDS encoding aromatic ring-hydroxylating dioxygenase subunit alpha, translated as MTKPFPMNAWYAAAWDADVKPALLPRTICGKHVVMYRKADGSVAALEDACWHRLVPLSKGRLEGDTVVCGYHGLKYNAQGRCTFMPSQETINPSACVRAYPVVERHRYVWLWMGDPALADPALVPDMHWNHDPDWAGDGKTIHVKCDYRLVLDNLMDLTHETFVHGSSIGNEAVAEAPFDVTHGEKTVTVTRWMRNIEPPPFWARQLGKTGLVDRWQIIRFEAPCTIAIDVGVAPTGTGAPEGDRSQGVNGFVLNTITPETEKTCHYFWAFVRNYQLGEQRITSEIREGVSGIFREDELILEAQQRAMDENPDRIFYNLNIDAGAMWSRKLIDRMVAKETAPQRLQAAE; from the coding sequence ATGACAAAGCCCTTCCCCATGAACGCCTGGTACGCCGCGGCCTGGGACGCGGACGTGAAACCTGCGCTGTTGCCGCGGACGATCTGCGGCAAGCATGTCGTGATGTACCGCAAGGCCGACGGCTCGGTGGCCGCGCTGGAGGACGCCTGCTGGCACCGCTTGGTGCCGCTGTCCAAGGGCCGGCTCGAAGGCGACACCGTCGTCTGCGGCTATCACGGTCTCAAGTACAATGCGCAGGGGCGCTGCACCTTCATGCCCTCGCAGGAGACCATCAACCCATCGGCCTGCGTGCGCGCCTATCCCGTGGTCGAGCGCCATCGCTATGTCTGGCTCTGGATGGGCGACCCCGCGCTCGCCGATCCCGCGCTCGTGCCCGACATGCACTGGAATCACGATCCGGACTGGGCCGGCGACGGCAAGACCATCCACGTCAAATGCGACTACCGCCTCGTGCTCGACAATCTCATGGATCTCACCCACGAGACCTTCGTACACGGCTCCTCCATCGGCAACGAAGCGGTCGCGGAAGCGCCGTTCGACGTCACCCATGGCGAGAAGACGGTGACGGTGACGCGCTGGATGCGGAACATCGAGCCGCCGCCGTTCTGGGCCAGGCAGCTCGGCAAGACTGGCCTCGTCGATCGCTGGCAGATCATCCGCTTCGAAGCCCCGTGCACCATCGCCATCGACGTCGGCGTGGCGCCGACGGGCACCGGCGCTCCGGAAGGCGACCGCTCGCAGGGCGTCAACGGCTTCGTGCTCAACACCATCACGCCCGAGACCGAGAAGACCTGCCATTATTTCTGGGCCTTCGTGCGCAACTACCAGCTCGGCGAGCAGCGCATCACCAGCGAGATCCGCGAGGGCGTCTCCGGCATCTTCCGCGAGGACGAGCTGATCCTCGAGGCGCAGCAGCGCGCCATGGACGAAAACCCGGACCGCATCTTCTACAACCTCAATATCGACGCCGGTGCGATGTGGTCGCGCAAGCTGATCGACAGGATGGTGGCGAAGGAAACCGCGCCGCAGCGCCTTCAGGCCGCGGAGTAG
- a CDS encoding transglycosylase SLT domain-containing protein has product MLWDRACFHLGATWRHVAVVLLLSAPLCAHAGDGNTELGAGETPSSRAMIRKIIERETANTNLPADIAEAVVFVESGYNSAVIGSVGEIGLMQVRPETAAMLGFRGSDAELAEPDINIHYGVLYLSRAWRLAGGDICRALMKYRASHGEEAMTARSQVHCNRARNRLVAMNSTSVGTEVAAVPDPAPPRPIAVAAAAPAKPASRPKLSAQPKTVYARYRHGTAAASRAYWAAHEARVSQIKARIEARWKRVASR; this is encoded by the coding sequence ATGCTGTGGGATCGGGCATGCTTCCATCTCGGCGCGACGTGGCGACACGTGGCGGTCGTGTTGCTGTTGTCGGCTCCGCTCTGCGCGCACGCCGGAGACGGCAACACGGAGCTCGGGGCCGGCGAAACGCCGTCATCCCGGGCCATGATCCGGAAGATCATCGAGCGAGAAACCGCAAACACCAATTTACCGGCCGATATCGCCGAGGCGGTCGTCTTCGTCGAAAGCGGCTACAATTCGGCCGTCATCGGCAGCGTCGGCGAGATCGGCCTGATGCAGGTCCGGCCCGAGACGGCGGCGATGCTGGGTTTCCGGGGCAGCGATGCGGAACTCGCCGAACCCGACATCAACATCCATTATGGGGTGCTTTATCTCAGCCGGGCCTGGCGCCTCGCCGGCGGGGACATCTGCCGCGCCCTCATGAAATACCGGGCGAGTCATGGCGAGGAAGCGATGACCGCGCGGTCGCAGGTCCATTGCAACCGCGCCCGTAACCGTCTTGTCGCCATGAACTCGACCTCGGTGGGGACTGAAGTGGCGGCTGTTCCGGATCCGGCGCCTCCGCGCCCGATCGCTGTTGCGGCTGCAGCTCCGGCCAAACCGGCGAGCCGCCCGAAGCTATCGGCGCAACCCAAAACGGTCTATGCTCGCTATCGTCACGGCACCGCGGCCGCCAGCCGCGCCTATTGGGCCGCCCACGAGGCCCGGGTCAGCCAGATCAAGGCTCGCATCGAAGCACGATGGAAGCGCGTCGCATCGCGCTGA
- a CDS encoding alpha/beta hydrolase family protein, with product MILLRKLLLLIAGLVVAGAPARAAEFYTEDLRIPMAEAGPQGLEAFLVRPAGTKRYPLALLSHGSPRSFDDRATMSAHKYYGIALEYARRGFAALIVMRRGYGTSPGGRVDSVGGCAKAAYLPAAAVAVADLRAAIDAMARRADVTTTGMIAAGHSAGGLATIALTAQAPAGLVAAINFAGGRGSRDDDDVCNPDGLVQAFAAFGKTSRVPTLWVYATNDSYFGPDLARRLHDGFRTAGGKAKFIAAPPFGDDGHYLYAVASRAQWTPYVDAFLRERSILSRDILSPPDPLPPPRQLNEAARTEFARYLASMLPHKAFAVSPNGGYGWRSGHITADDARRDSLAACMKWSRTCTLYAVDDRLAEPAPTDQSARAR from the coding sequence ATGATTCTCCTGCGCAAGCTGCTGCTGCTGATCGCCGGCCTCGTCGTGGCCGGTGCGCCGGCGCGGGCCGCAGAGTTCTATACCGAGGATCTCCGCATCCCCATGGCGGAGGCAGGGCCGCAGGGGCTGGAGGCCTTCCTGGTCCGCCCGGCCGGGACGAAGCGCTATCCGCTGGCGCTGCTCAGCCACGGCTCGCCGCGCAGCTTCGACGACCGCGCCACCATGTCCGCGCACAAATATTACGGCATCGCGCTCGAATACGCCCGGCGCGGCTTTGCGGCGCTGATCGTGATGCGGCGCGGCTACGGCACCTCGCCCGGCGGACGCGTCGACAGCGTCGGCGGCTGCGCGAAGGCCGCCTATCTGCCCGCGGCTGCGGTCGCGGTTGCCGACCTGCGCGCCGCGATCGATGCGATGGCGCGCCGGGCCGACGTCACGACGACGGGCATGATCGCGGCCGGCCATTCCGCCGGCGGGCTCGCAACGATCGCGCTCACCGCGCAGGCGCCGGCGGGTCTCGTCGCCGCGATCAACTTCGCCGGCGGCCGCGGCTCGCGCGACGACGACGACGTCTGCAATCCCGACGGACTGGTGCAGGCCTTCGCCGCCTTCGGCAAGACCTCGCGCGTGCCGACACTCTGGGTCTATGCGACCAACGATTCCTATTTCGGCCCCGACCTCGCGCGCCGCCTCCATGACGGATTCCGTACCGCTGGCGGCAAGGCAAAATTCATCGCGGCGCCGCCGTTCGGCGACGACGGTCACTACCTCTATGCGGTGGCGAGCCGTGCGCAATGGACGCCCTATGTCGACGCCTTCCTGCGCGAGCGCAGCATCCTCAGTCGCGACATCCTGAGCCCGCCCGACCCACTGCCGCCGCCGCGCCAGCTCAACGAGGCCGCGCGGACCGAATTCGCGCGCTATCTCGCCAGCATGCTGCCGCACAAGGCGTTCGCGGTGTCGCCGAACGGCGGCTACGGCTGGCGCTCGGGGCACATTACGGCCGACGACGCCCGGCGCGACTCGCTGGCCGCCTGCATGAAATGGTCGCGGACCTGCACGCTCTATGCGGTCGACGACCGGCTGGCTGAACCCGCGCCCACCGACCAGAGCGCCCGCGCGCGCTAG
- a CDS encoding GntR family transcriptional regulator gives MAEREVDRSVSQTVKAQLALRDQILSGSLRPGERISELQAVETTGASRTPVRMALVRLEEEGLLEAIPSGGFMVKAFSERDISDSIELRGTLEGLAARFAAERGVSARELEPLKECLAAIDELLGQVPISIEAFSSYVTLNARFHALLTELSRSPPIVRQIDRASALPFASPSGFVMAQSALPEAQQILIIAQDHHRVVIDAIENREGARAEAVMREHARLAVRNLRLALRNRTHLDLLPALALIKTATD, from the coding sequence ATGGCCGAACGTGAGGTCGACCGCTCCGTATCGCAGACCGTGAAGGCGCAGCTTGCGCTGCGCGACCAGATCCTGTCGGGCTCCTTGCGCCCGGGCGAGCGTATTTCCGAACTGCAGGCGGTGGAAACCACCGGCGCCTCGCGCACCCCGGTGCGCATGGCGCTGGTGCGGCTCGAGGAGGAGGGCCTGCTGGAGGCGATCCCCTCCGGAGGCTTCATGGTAAAGGCGTTCTCGGAGCGCGACATTTCCGATTCCATCGAGCTGCGCGGCACGCTCGAAGGGCTCGCTGCACGCTTCGCGGCCGAGCGCGGCGTCTCCGCGCGCGAGCTGGAGCCGCTGAAGGAGTGCCTGGCGGCGATCGACGAATTGCTGGGCCAGGTGCCGATCTCGATCGAGGCCTTCTCGTCCTATGTCACCCTGAACGCGCGCTTCCATGCCCTGCTCACGGAACTGTCGCGGAGCCCACCCATAGTCCGCCAGATCGACCGCGCCTCCGCGCTTCCGTTCGCCTCGCCAAGCGGCTTCGTGATGGCCCAATCGGCACTGCCCGAGGCGCAGCAGATCCTGATCATCGCCCAGGATCACCACCGCGTCGTGATCGATGCGATCGAGAACCGTGAAGGCGCGCGCGCCGAAGCCGTCATGCGCGAACACGCGCGGCTGGCGGTGCGCAACTTAAGGCTCGCCCTGCGCAACCGCACCCATCTCGATCTCTTGCCGGCGCTGGCGCTGATCAAGACCGCAACCGATTGA
- the pgm gene encoding phosphoglucomutase (alpha-D-glucose-1,6-bisphosphate-dependent) has protein sequence MRIFSVADVHPGAGKQASPDALTNIPRLVTAYFAGKPDVADPAQRVAFGTSGHRGTSFKNTFNEGHILATTQAICDYRREKGLTGPLFIGIDTHALAEPALVSAVEVFAANGVDIMIDKDGGYTPTPVISHAILTYNKGRTSGLADGVVITPSHNPPEDGGYKYNPPHGGPADTDVTGVVEKRANAYLADGLKGVKRIDYAKALKSSNVHAHDFVAPYVADLGNVVDLDLVKSAGINIGIDPLGGAAVHYWHPIIERYGLKATVVNEAIDPTFRFMTVDWDGKIRMDCSSPYAMASLIAMRDRFDVAFANDTDADRHGIVTRTGGLMNPNHYLATAISYLFAHRPNWGKDAAIGKTVVSSSIIDRVAKKLGRKLVETPVGFKWFVDGLLTGGFGFGGEESAGASFLRRDGGVWTTDKDGVILGLLAAEIMAKTGRDPSQLFNDLTAEFGVPHYARIDVAATGPQKNILKSVTPEQLGLKDLAGDPVRATLSKAPGNGQPFGGIKVETDYGWFAARPSGTEDVYKIYAESFRSTEHLMRIQEEAKAGLAKVFGA, from the coding sequence ATGAGGATATTTTCAGTGGCTGATGTTCATCCCGGGGCGGGCAAGCAGGCTTCGCCGGACGCGCTCACCAACATTCCGCGGCTGGTGACGGCCTATTTCGCCGGCAAGCCCGATGTCGCGGATCCCGCGCAGCGCGTTGCGTTCGGCACCTCCGGCCATCGCGGCACGTCCTTCAAGAACACCTTCAACGAAGGCCACATCCTCGCGACCACGCAGGCGATCTGCGACTACAGGCGGGAAAAGGGGCTGACCGGTCCGCTCTTCATCGGGATCGACACCCACGCGCTGGCCGAGCCGGCACTGGTCAGCGCCGTCGAGGTGTTCGCGGCCAACGGCGTCGACATCATGATCGACAAGGACGGCGGCTATACGCCGACGCCTGTCATCTCGCATGCGATCCTCACCTACAACAAAGGCCGCACGAGCGGCCTTGCCGACGGCGTCGTCATCACGCCCTCGCACAATCCCCCGGAGGACGGCGGCTACAAGTACAATCCGCCGCATGGCGGCCCGGCCGACACCGATGTGACCGGCGTCGTCGAGAAGCGCGCCAACGCCTATCTCGCCGACGGCCTCAAGGGCGTAAAGCGCATCGACTATGCCAAGGCGCTGAAATCGTCGAACGTCCATGCCCACGATTTCGTCGCGCCTTACGTCGCCGATCTCGGCAATGTCGTCGATCTCGACCTCGTCAAATCCGCCGGCATCAATATCGGCATTGACCCGCTCGGCGGCGCTGCCGTGCATTACTGGCATCCGATCATCGAGCGCTACGGCCTGAAGGCCACCGTGGTGAACGAGGCGATCGACCCGACCTTTCGTTTCATGACGGTGGACTGGGACGGCAAGATCCGCATGGACTGCTCATCGCCCTACGCGATGGCGAGCCTGATCGCGATGCGCGACCGCTTCGACGTCGCCTTCGCCAACGACACCGACGCCGACCGCCACGGCATCGTCACCCGCACCGGCGGCCTGATGAATCCGAACCATTATCTGGCGACCGCGATCTCCTACCTTTTTGCGCACCGTCCCAATTGGGGCAAGGACGCGGCGATCGGCAAGACCGTGGTGTCGAGCTCGATCATCGATCGCGTCGCGAAAAAACTCGGCCGCAAGCTGGTGGAGACGCCGGTCGGCTTCAAATGGTTCGTCGACGGTCTCCTCACCGGCGGCTTCGGTTTCGGCGGCGAGGAGAGTGCAGGGGCCTCGTTCCTCCGCCGCGACGGCGGGGTGTGGACCACCGACAAGGACGGTGTCATCCTCGGCTTGCTCGCCGCCGAGATCATGGCGAAGACCGGCCGCGATCCCAGCCAGCTGTTCAATGATCTCACCGCCGAGTTCGGCGTGCCGCATTACGCCCGCATCGACGTCGCCGCGACCGGGCCGCAGAAGAACATCTTGAAGTCAGTCACGCCCGAGCAGCTTGGCCTGAAGGACCTCGCCGGCGATCCCGTCCGTGCCACGCTGAGCAAGGCGCCCGGCAACGGCCAGCCGTTTGGCGGCATCAAGGTCGAGACCGACTACGGCTGGTTCGCCGCGCGGCCGTCCGGGACGGAGGATGTTTACAAGATCTACGCCGAAAGTTTCCGCAGCACCGAGCACCTGATGCGGATTCAGGAAGAGGCCAAGGCAGGCCTGGCCAAGGTGTTCGGGGCGTAA